The stretch of DNA GAGCAGGGACAAGAGACGGTTTGTCTCGCCAGGAGAGTTGCAATCACGACTGCTGTTTCGATGTAGTCTTTGCACTTCTTCGATCATGACCAGAAAAGCCATTTTACAAGACTACGGGTACCGCGAACAGTACGCGGTTTGCGAAGACTTTGACCTCTTTGTGCGTGTTGCCAAGCACTATAAGCTCGGCAACTTGCCCGAGACCCTCGTGCGTAAAAGGACACACGCGGGTAACATTGGGCGCGAGAAGGCACAGTTGACGAAGGCCAAGAACCAGGAGATCGCGAGCGCGCAGCTTACTGAGCTTGGGGTCACGTTTACCGCGACCGACTTAGAGCGTCATTTTGTCCTTCCCCACATGACCAGGTTGCAGTTTACGCCGGACCGAGAGTATCTGGAGTGGACCGACGCCTGGTTGCAAAAGCTGCAGAAAGTCAACCACCGCGTCCTGCGCTATCCCGCGCAGGCATTTACCCGGCTGGTGGGCCAGCTATGGGTTACCGCATGCTGGCGCGCTTCGGGAGGCATGGGGTGGGCAGCGTGGAAATACTTCTGGCAATCGCCGCTGAGCAGAGGAGCCTGGGCAAGCGTGAAGCAGAATCTACTCTTTTCTATTTTCAGACGCCCTCTGTGGGAGACCTAGTGTTGCTTGGGGTTGTTCACTAACGTGGCCGAGGATCGCCGGCACCTGGCGCTGTTCATGCTCAGCCTGTCGGGAGGAGGAGCGCAGCGGGAAATGATGACACTGGCTCACGCCTTCGCGGCTCGGGGCCACAAGGTGGATCTTGTGGTAGTACGCTCACAAGATCCACCTCGCCAGGAAATATCGCCTTTAGTGCGCCTGGTGGCCCTTGACCCTTGGTGGACGCACTTGCCACGGGTTACGAAAGGCCCCTGGGCGTTGGCGAGCATACCAGCTTTGGCACGCTATCTGCAGCGCGAGCGGCCGGCGGTCCTGCTATCATGTTGCCACCTCGTCAATGTTGCCGCCCCGTGGGCACGCGCTCTCGCCGGCGTCCGTACAAAGTTGGTCATAAGGGTTGGCCAGCATCTGTCCCGAGGTGCTGTGAACATACAAAGACGGTTTGAGCTCTGGCAGGCGCGCCTCTTTTACCCCAGGGCCGACGCGATCATCACCAATTCGTACGGTGTTGCGAATGACGTCCTCAGCGTCACAGGGTTGCCGCCCGAGCGCATCGCGATGATCTATTGTCCGGTGGTGACGCCCGAGCTGCAAGAGAAGATGCGCGCTCCACTGGACCATCCCTGGTTTGTGCCAGGCGGCCCGCCAGTGTTGCTGGCAGTGGGGAGACTTGTAGCTCAAAAGGATTTCCAGACCCTGCTCAAGGCCTTTGCCCGGGTGCGGGCGGTGCGTCAGGCGCGGCTCGTCATCCTCGGGGAGGGAAAGAGACGGGCAAGGCTGGAAGTGCTGGCGCAGAAGCTGGGCGTGGCCGCCGATGTGGACCTACCGGGGTTTGCGCTCAATCCCTTCCCGTACATGGTACGAGCCTCGGTCTTTGTGCTGTCCTCCGCCTGGGAAGGTTTCGGCATGGTTGTGGCCGAAGCCATGGCCTGTGGCTGCTCGGTAGTGAGTACGGACTGCCCGAGCGGTCCGGCGGAGATTCTGGACGGCGGTACCTACGGCCCGCTGGTGCCAGTGGGGGACGATGCGGCGCTGGCCAACGCCATTCTCTCGGTGCTGGAGACGCCGCCGGATCCGAACCGATTGCGCGCGCGGGCGGCCCTGTTCTCTGTAGATCATGCCGCCGATTGCTGTCTGGAGCTGTTGCTGGGGCTGTGCAAAGGAGAGCAACCGAAGAACATCATCTCGCATGAAAAAAGAAGATAGCAGGCACCTGGCCGTATTCATCTACGGCCTCTCTGGAAGCGGATCGGAGCGGCGCACGCTGACCCTTGCCCACGCCTTTGCTACTCGAGGCCACAAGGTGGATCTTGTGGTGGCCTGTTCGCAAGGTCCTCTTTACCGAGAACTCTCTCCCCTGGTGCGTCTGGTGGCCCTCGACCACCGCTGGAGGTGCTTACCATGGGCCGCAATGAATAAGTCCCGCTGGGCGTTGGCAAGCGTCGCAGCGTTGGCAAGCTATCTACGACACGAACAGCCGGATGTTGTGCTGTCAGCAGCAAACCATGTCAACGATGCGGCCCTGTGGGCGCGGTATCTCGCCCGCGCCCGAACGAGGTTGGCGGTGAGGGTCAGCAACCATCTGTCCCCATCTGCTGTACACACGCAGAGTAAAAAACTCTTCCGGCCACAACTTGCAGGCCGGTTCTATCCCTGGGCCGACGCCATTATCGCCGTATCGGATGGCGTTGCGGATGACGTTGCTCGCGTTACCAGCTTGCCGCGTGAGCGCATCACGACGATCTACAATCCGGTGGTGACACCCGAGTTGCAAGAGAAGGCGCGCGCTGCGCTCGATCACCCTTGGTTCGCCCCTGGTAGCCCGCCTGTCGTGTTGGGGGTGGGAAGGCTTGCAACGCAAAAAGATTTCTCGACCCTGCTTAGGGCCTTTGGTCTGGTGCGGGCCGTGCGGAAGGCACGGCTCATTATCCTGGGGGAGGGGAAAGAGCGCCCAGAATTAGAGGCCTTAACCAGGGGATTGGATATAGCTTCTGATGTGGCTCTACCTGGTTTTACACCAAATCCCTTTCCATACATGGCGCGGGCTTCACTCTTGGTGCTGTCCTCCGCCTGGGAAGGGCTCCCTGGCGTTCTGATTGAAGCCATGGCCTGCGGCTGTCCGGTGGTGAGTACAGACTGTCCAAGCGGTCCGGCGGAGATTCTGGACGGCGGCACCTACGGCCCGCTGGTGCCAGTGGGGGACGATACGGCGCTGGCCAAGGCCATTCTCTCGGTGCTGGAGACGCCGCCCGACTCGGAGAGGCTGCGTACACAGGCTGCCCAGTTTTCTGTTGACCGTGCCACTGACCGATATCTGCAAGTGTTGCTTGAGCTGAGCGGCCTGCCAAAGTGCTAAATCAGACCACAGGAGATTCGTTCTTATGACGGGGACTGCTGAGCCAATCCAGAGGGTCAAAGTGATTTGGCTTGCTGTATGTCCTTAAGTATCCCCTGACGGCGAGAACATTATTGCTTCTTCGGGCACCGTCCGCTCGCGGGCGAAATATGAGCGTGCCTTCGCAAGATCCTTTGGTGTGTCAATTTCCGTCCACCATAGCCCCTCAATTAACTCAGTCTCCATCGACAACGAGCCGGCCATACTACTGATGACGTCGTGATACCACTTGCGTAGGTTCGCAGGGTTCCGTATAGCTGTATCTAATGCGGCCCGAAAGGCCTCCACGCCCTTGCCTCGAAACACCATAAGGCCAACCGACTCGCCATCGATCTTAGGAACTGCCAACACTTTCCCCACCGCTTTAAGTCGGCCACCGCCGTCCAGCACTGTCTTCATATCGTCTTTATCGTACTCTGCCTTTTGATCAATGGCCAGGGTCACAGGACCCTTGTGGGAGGTGAGCACGCGACGCAGGACTTCCACATCAAAGAGGGTATCACCATTCAGCAGCATAAAGTCCTTTGTCATTTCGGGAATCGCCAGCCAGCATGTGACGAGAGTGTTGGTGGTCCTGAAGAAGGGGTTGTAACGGGTGTGGACCTCAAGGTTCTCCATCGGATGGGTGGCGAGGAAACGCTCAACCTTGTTAGCGCCGAAACCTACCATAACGGTCACATGTTGAATACCGCACTGTGCCAACATGCGCAACTGCAACTCGAGCACCGGTCGTCCGGCGTCTATGGGGAGAAGGCACTTGGGCAACTCTGCGGTCATGGGCAGCAGGCGCCGTCCACTGCCGGCGCTAAGAATAATAGCTGTTTCGGTTTGTTGCTGTTTCATGAAGAGTTAGTTTACCTTATGGCCGGTAGCCGTACAAGCATACAGTTCCAGAGGACAAGGTTGAACGGCTGACCATGACTCATCTCAATGCCTTTTCATAGATCCGGTAGCACTTGTAGGGTATCCCTCCAATCATGGCAAGCATATTCCGCATCGGCATGTTGTCCTCCAGGATCCAGGACAGTTCGACCTCGCGAACTCCGCGCCTGATTCCATAGCCGCGCACGGCATCGATGAGCATAAAGGCGAGCGCAGTTCCCAGCGCGCTTCTTTGAAAATATTTGCGTACGCCCATCAGGACGACACGAGCCGTTGTCGGACGCTTGACTTTCAGCCGCCACAAGAGTTTGAGCCAGCCAAATGGTAACAAACGTCCGCGCAGATCGCCGATCGCCTCATTGAGATTCGGTAGAGCTACGATCATGCCGGCCGGCGCCCCGTCTACTTCTGCAATTTGCACGCACTCGTCCTCCACCAGCAGTCGCAAGCTGTACCCCAAATGTCGGAACTCCTCCTCTGTGAAGGGAATGAAGCCCCAGTTTGCAGACCACGCATCCTCGTAGATCTCCTTGAGAATATGGAGCTCCTCGCTCATAGATGACCTGCGCAACGGTCTGATCCGAACACATCCGGCGGCTTTATTCACAGCGGCCTGCATAAGCGCGGGTGGCGTGAAATCAGTGGCAACGCGATAGGCCAGCAGATCCTTCGAGCCCTCGTATCCCTCGGCCCTGATTCGATCGGCATAATAGGGGCGGGCATGGCCCATCATAATCATTGGAGGCGTGTCGTACCCCTTCACGAGCAGCCCGCACTCCTGGTTAATCGAGAGGTTAAATGGACCTCTGATGCGCAACATCCCCTGGTTGCGCAGCCAGCTTTCCGCTGTACTCAACAATGCGTGAAACGTCTCTGCCTCGTCCTCGGCTTCAAGCAAGCCGAAGAATCCGGTGGCATCCCGATGCCGCGCTTCATGTAATTCATCAATTTGGGCGCTGATCCGTCCGACCGGCCTGGTCCCGCGATAGGCGAGCCAGAAACGGCAGCGCGCGTGTGCGAAGTATGGGTTACGCCGCGAGAACTGCTCTCGTCGCTCGATCAGCAAGGGAGGGATCCATACGGGATCGTCGGCATAGACCGACCATGGGAGGTGAATGAATCGACGCAGATCCCGCGATCCATTTATCGGCTCGATGCGTATGGAATCGAGAGTTGCTCGCACGGAAGGAGGCATCTCCTCAGGAAAGGTGGTGGAGTTCCGATCGGACATCACATCGCCCACGCAGGAGCCGCTTTATCACTTTTCAACAACTTGTATAGTCCTCTGTTTTTTTGTTGCACAAAACCCCTCAAGTCTTGTATATAATACGGGCTGACTTTTGGGAGTGGGGGTGGCAGGCAGTCGATGACTGCCTTTGATTGTTCCTATTATGCATGTTTAATGGTGGTATTCAATACATTATAGGCGCTTGATGAAACGGTACGACCGATGCCCCTACGCGCTTAGTCCATGGATCGGAGTGTTGCAACGGCTATCTGCTGTAGGCTTCGATACATTCGATACATCAGTTCCCTCCGGGAGGCTAGCGGCGGCAGTTTGCCGCTGTCGCTTTACATGCGTCGCTTGGCTTGTGGTATTGAGCCTGTTCTGCTCCTCTTGGCCAGTACGTGAAAGGTCTTGTCAGCGCTGAGGGGTGAGGTCATCAGGCAACTTCGCTTTGTGCACAGGGGGTGTAGCGGGAATGGTAACAGGACCGACGCCGACTGAGAATACTCTGCCGCTTCGGGTCACTGGCTTTTCTACGCTGGCCGAGGCGCTGGACTATGCAGCCGGGGGAGAGACTGGATGTAATTTTTACGGGGACCGAGGTGAGCTGTACGCAGTCCTGCCGTATGCTGATCTTCGAGAGCAGGCGCGATTGCTGGCGCGACGCCTTATGAGCCTGCGACTCGAGCGAGGTGCTCGCGTGGCAATCGTCGCGGATACCGGTCCGGATTTTCAGCGCTTCTTTTTTGCGTGTCAGTACGCCGGCTTGGTGCCCGTTCCGCTGTCGGCTTCGCTCCTGATAAGCGGTCGTAAGCGATATGTTACCCAACTTCGGGCGCTTCTCGCGAACTGCCGGCCCTCCGTCGCGATGGCTCCACCTGAATTCTTCCCATTCCTGAGCGAGGCTGCCGACGGTCTCGAGTTGGACCATATCGGCACGGCAGAAAGCTTTGATCGCCTGCCTGAAGCCCTGGGGGAGTTGGAGTCCTTGCGTCCTGCCGAGATGGCCTATCTTCAATACACCTCGGGAAGCACTCGGTTTCCCCGCGGGGTGATGATTTCCCAGACCGCAGTACTCGCCAACCTGGAGGGAATCCTCACACAGGGTCTCAAGATTCGCCCGGGAGATCGCGCGGTATCCTGGCTGCCTTTTTATCACGATATGGGGCTTGTGGGGTTCGTGCTTGCGCCGATGGTGTGCCAGGTCTCCGTAGATTATTTGAAAACGCAGTCGTTTGCCATGCGACCCCGGTTGTGGCTGTCGCTGATGACGCAGGCGAAGGCTACCATTTCATTCAGCCCATCCTTTGGGTATGAGATGTGTGCGAGGCGTCTCAGGCGGGATGAGGCCAGCAGGTTTGACCTCAGCGCGTGGCGGGCCGCGGGCGTAGGCGCTGAAACAATTCGGCCCGGTGTCTTAAAGGAATTTGCAGAAGTACTCGCGCCCAGTGGGTTCAAGTCCAGCGCATTTGTGGCCTGCTATGGAATGGCTGAAGCCTCCCTTGCTGTAAGTTTTGCGCCAACAGATAAGGGTATCGCCATTGATCAGGTAGACCAGACCCTTTTGTCCAAGTGCGGGGTGGCATCTCCTCTAAACGGGTGTGAGTTCAGATCGGACTCAGACAAGATAAACATAAGCCGATTTGTCAATTGCGGCGCCCCGCTGTCTGGAATTCAAGTTGAGGTGCGAGGCGAACAGGGCCATGTTCTACCCGAACGCCACGCGGGCGTAATTTTCGTGCGAGGCGCCAATATGACGTCCGGCTATTTCGGCGATCCCGAGAAAACCCGAAAGGTCTTGTCCTCAGATGGATGGCTCGACACAGGGGACCTCGGATATCTCGTGAAAGGCAGCCTTGTCATCATTGGCCGAAAGAAAGATGTCATTATCGTGCATGGTCGAAACATCTGGCCTCAGGATTTGGAGCATCTCGCCGAGGAGTTGCCGGAGGTCAGACCGGGCGACGCATGCGCGTTCTCGGTAGAGGCCCCCGACCGGACCGAGATGGCCGTGATGGTCGTCCACTGCCGGGAGCTGGATGCTGCCAAACAAGCCGATTTTATCCGCCGGTTGCAGGGGGTGATCCGCGAGTATTTCGCGCTCGACTGTTTCGTCGAACTCGTTCCTCCCCGTACCCTGCCGCGCACATCCTCCGGGAAGCTTTCCCGTTCAAAGACCCGGGAAGAATTTCTGGCCCGCAATAACGTAGTCCAGTTCTTCCACAGCCGAAACGGATCCGCCGAGACTCGTCTACAGCAACCCCGCCGGCAAGCGGACCCATGCGGGACGTTGTTGCGTTAACGGGGGCGACGGGATTCATTGGGAGCGCTGTAGCCCGAAGACTGATACAAGGAGGATGGCGGGTACGCGCGCTACGCCGTTCACCGTCTCTGACAGCCCGCCTTGCGAGCACTCCGCTTCAGTGGGTTCTGGGCACATTCGAAGATCGCGATTGCCTCGAAAACCTAGTGGGCGACGCGGTTGCTGTGGTCCATTGCGCAGGGGCGGTGCGCGGGATCACCAAGGCCGACTTTTACCCAGCGAACGTTGAGGCGGTCTCGCGGCTGGCCCATATTGCCGCCAGCCGAAGCCCCGTACCCCGATTTCTGCTGATATCATCATTGGCGGCTCGAGAGCCGGAGTTATCGCCCTACGCAGCCAGCAAGCGGATGGGAGAACTCGCCCTATCCGCGGCCGCAGATCGACTTCCGTGGACCGCGCTACGCCCTCCAGTGGTCTATGGCCCAGAAGACCGGGCGATGCGTCCCCTGCTTCGCCTGATGCTGCACGGGATCGCCCCCATACTGGGTCGAAAAGACGCCAGATTCTCCTTACTTTACGTGGAAGACCTGGCAGAGGCGGTGATACAGTGGTTGATAAGCAACATCCGAGAGAAACGCCCTTTCGAGTTGGATGATGGGCATCCCAATGGGTATGCTTGGCATGAGGTTGTCGAAACCTTCCAGCAGCTTCGGGGAAAACAGGTGATCCATTTCCAGGTGCCGGAGCTGATCCTGAATGTCGTCGCGACGCTCAACAAGATGGTGGCATCTGTGATAGACTACGCACCGATGTTCACCCCAGGGAAGGTGCGAGAGTTTAGACACCAGAGCTGGATTTGCGATAACGCTCCGTTCTGCCAGGTCGCCAACTGGACGCCAAAGGTGCGTTTGGAAGAAGGTCTGCGGCTCACTCTTGGTCTCCCGTTGCCCGGGCAAGAGGTAGGCGCATAACCCGATTCATATCACGCTGACTCACAGATGGCTCACTACGAAGCG from Candidatus Methylomirabilota bacterium encodes:
- a CDS encoding N-acetyltransferase, whose protein sequence is MPPSVRATLDSIRIEPINGSRDLRRFIHLPWSVYADDPVWIPPLLIERREQFSRRNPYFAHARCRFWLAYRGTRPVGRISAQIDELHEARHRDATGFFGLLEAEDEAETFHALLSTAESWLRNQGMLRIRGPFNLSINQECGLLVKGYDTPPMIMMGHARPYYADRIRAEGYEGSKDLLAYRVATDFTPPALMQAAVNKAAGCVRIRPLRRSSMSEELHILKEIYEDAWSANWGFIPFTEEEFRHLGYSLRLLVEDECVQIAEVDGAPAGMIVALPNLNEAIGDLRGRLLPFGWLKLLWRLKVKRPTTARVVLMGVRKYFQRSALGTALAFMLIDAVRGYGIRRGVREVELSWILEDNMPMRNMLAMIGGIPYKCYRIYEKALR
- a CDS encoding NAD(P)-dependent oxidoreductase — translated: MRDVVALTGATGFIGSAVARRLIQGGWRVRALRRSPSLTARLASTPLQWVLGTFEDRDCLENLVGDAVAVVHCAGAVRGITKADFYPANVEAVSRLAHIAASRSPVPRFLLISSLAAREPELSPYAASKRMGELALSAAADRLPWTALRPPVVYGPEDRAMRPLLRLMLHGIAPILGRKDARFSLLYVEDLAEAVIQWLISNIREKRPFELDDGHPNGYAWHEVVETFQQLRGKQVIHFQVPELILNVVATLNKMVASVIDYAPMFTPGKVREFRHQSWICDNAPFCQVANWTPKVRLEEGLRLTLGLPLPGQEVGA
- a CDS encoding glycosyltransferase, which produces MLSLSGGGAQREMMTLAHAFAARGHKVDLVVVRSQDPPRQEISPLVRLVALDPWWTHLPRVTKGPWALASIPALARYLQRERPAVLLSCCHLVNVAAPWARALAGVRTKLVIRVGQHLSRGAVNIQRRFELWQARLFYPRADAIITNSYGVANDVLSVTGLPPERIAMIYCPVVTPELQEKMRAPLDHPWFVPGGPPVLLAVGRLVAQKDFQTLLKAFARVRAVRQARLVILGEGKRRARLEVLAQKLGVAADVDLPGFALNPFPYMVRASVFVLSSAWEGFGMVVAEAMACGCSVVSTDCPSGPAEILDGGTYGPLVPVGDDAALANAILSVLETPPDPNRLRARAALFSVDHAADCCLELLLGLCKGEQPKNIISHEKRR
- a CDS encoding fatty acyl-AMP ligase; protein product: MVTGPTPTENTLPLRVTGFSTLAEALDYAAGGETGCNFYGDRGELYAVLPYADLREQARLLARRLMSLRLERGARVAIVADTGPDFQRFFFACQYAGLVPVPLSASLLISGRKRYVTQLRALLANCRPSVAMAPPEFFPFLSEAADGLELDHIGTAESFDRLPEALGELESLRPAEMAYLQYTSGSTRFPRGVMISQTAVLANLEGILTQGLKIRPGDRAVSWLPFYHDMGLVGFVLAPMVCQVSVDYLKTQSFAMRPRLWLSLMTQAKATISFSPSFGYEMCARRLRRDEASRFDLSAWRAAGVGAETIRPGVLKEFAEVLAPSGFKSSAFVACYGMAEASLAVSFAPTDKGIAIDQVDQTLLSKCGVASPLNGCEFRSDSDKINISRFVNCGAPLSGIQVEVRGEQGHVLPERHAGVIFVRGANMTSGYFGDPEKTRKVLSSDGWLDTGDLGYLVKGSLVIIGRKKDVIIVHGRNIWPQDLEHLAEELPEVRPGDACAFSVEAPDRTEMAVMVVHCRELDAAKQADFIRRLQGVIREYFALDCFVELVPPRTLPRTSSGKLSRSKTREEFLARNNVVQFFHSRNGSAETRLQQPRRQADPCGTLLR
- a CDS encoding glycosyltransferase family 2 protein is translated as MSISPRVTVLIPVYNREKYVAAAIESILVQSFTNFELLLIDDGSTDDSVEVLQSYTTDPRVRLVCNEHNLGIPKTRNRGIDLACGEYIAMLDSDDWAYPTRLEKQVAFLDRHSDFAVVGAWATEMDETGRSLSRDKRRFVSPGELQSRLLFRCSLCTSSIMTRKAILQDYGYREQYAVCEDFDLFVRVAKHYKLGNLPETLVRKRTHAGNIGREKAQLTKAKNQEIASAQLTELGVTFTATDLERHFVLPHMTRLQFTPDREYLEWTDAWLQKLQKVNHRVLRYPAQAFTRLVGQLWVTACWRASGGMGWAAWKYFWQSPLSRGAWASVKQNLLFSIFRRPLWET
- a CDS encoding phosphocholine cytidylyltransferase family protein, translating into MKQQQTETAIILSAGSGRRLLPMTAELPKCLLPIDAGRPVLELQLRMLAQCGIQHVTVMVGFGANKVERFLATHPMENLEVHTRYNPFFRTTNTLVTCWLAIPEMTKDFMLLNGDTLFDVEVLRRVLTSHKGPVTLAIDQKAEYDKDDMKTVLDGGGRLKAVGKVLAVPKIDGESVGLMVFRGKGVEAFRAALDTAIRNPANLRKWYHDVISSMAGSLSMETELIEGLWWTEIDTPKDLAKARSYFARERTVPEEAIMFSPSGDT
- a CDS encoding glycosyltransferase — encoded protein: MKKEDSRHLAVFIYGLSGSGSERRTLTLAHAFATRGHKVDLVVACSQGPLYRELSPLVRLVALDHRWRCLPWAAMNKSRWALASVAALASYLRHEQPDVVLSAANHVNDAALWARYLARARTRLAVRVSNHLSPSAVHTQSKKLFRPQLAGRFYPWADAIIAVSDGVADDVARVTSLPRERITTIYNPVVTPELQEKARAALDHPWFAPGSPPVVLGVGRLATQKDFSTLLRAFGLVRAVRKARLIILGEGKERPELEALTRGLDIASDVALPGFTPNPFPYMARASLLVLSSAWEGLPGVLIEAMACGCPVVSTDCPSGPAEILDGGTYGPLVPVGDDTALAKAILSVLETPPDSERLRTQAAQFSVDRATDRYLQVLLELSGLPKC